The Alnus glutinosa chromosome 1, dhAlnGlut1.1, whole genome shotgun sequence region ttgtttggtacaatgcaatacattggtgaatagaatcatattataatcaaatttcctaaaacacccttataatacaaatataatttatattcttaaggacattttttttctttattttagaaacataaacagTCATACTatgactttgtttttttttttttttaatagagttCATGgctgcttctttttttcatatacaattacgctacaaaatgatttataagaaaataaaaaataaaaatagatcatctgcaaagccctttttattttattattttttatttgttttccaacaacaaacattcgttctttgcttacaaagtaaatgatttataagaaaaaaaaacacacagacacacataatcatcatatcaccatcataaaaaaaaatagatcatctgcaaagccatttttattttattatttttatttgttttccagcaacaaacattcgttctttgcttacaaagtaaaataatttataagaaaaaaaaaacacataatcatcatatcctcatcataaaaaaatagatcatctgcatagcctttttttattttattattttttatttgttttccaacaacaaacattcgttctttgatTACAAAATTTTTCCCAAGCCTCCGCAAGGCAATTGGAGCAATTGGAGTCCCCCCCGATATCAAGAAGTACTCGTTTAGCTACatctaagtgcattctgtaggctacatcacaggaaaaaaaaaaaaaaaaaaaaaacctacaacaaattaagttgagTCAAGAAACAAAGAGAtggggatgagaatataattgcagagatagagagagatactgatggtgcatttgagtgttaaatttttgaaatcagaattaaattattattctgtttgcgaatttttaggtttgactttttaaaaaaagttgaataaaatatgatttatttttgaaaaaactgaataaaatatgatttatttttgaaaaaagtagaatcaaaattatattttattttcaaaatttcgtatccaaaCACATCATGAGTTgataaacagagagagagagagggataagagacttgggtgttgagagggttggagtttttgggcaaaagacgaattttatttattcccacaagaaaagaataggtattccactcaaatTTTAgtggaatacatattcctcttcgtaagggaatagctattccgtgggaataactattcccttaaataatatacaaccaaacaaaaaaataggggaaaagtacatataacccctcaaactaccacctcattgtcaatgtaccccccaaactaccaattgtgttaatgtccccccttaaactaccaaaaaatgtcaatgtccccctaatgacaaaaatgcccttcataaaattattaaaataaaataaaaactaaaaaaattattaaaaaaatataaaataacaaaaatttattccaaaaaaatttacaaactgttttttattttttatttttttaaaaataataattttcagtttttttttggtttttttttttctttaaaaaaaggtttttctttttcgtttttttaaattaataaaaactggttttttttttttcatttgttttatttttttttataaaaataaataaatttcagttattttttgttttttcgtttttttttctttaaaacaaattgttctttttcgtttttgaatttaataaaaactggtttttccttcttttttttcatttgttttattttattttttttttaaaaaagtaaatttcagttattttttgtttgcttttttaaaaaaattaaaaaaattgtttttttttttcgtttttatttaatttttttaaaataatttcttttagtttattattattattatttttttagttttttatttttagttttaattttttgaatttatgaggacatttttgtcttattcaaaaaaaattagggtcatttttgtctatttgttggtcttaggggggacattgacattttttgatagtttaagggggggacattgacacaattggtagtttaaggggtacattgacaattgagtggtagtttaagggggttatgtgtattttttccaaaaaatagatattccataggaataactattctttctATGTGTCTaatccgcgaaccaaacgaagCTTAAAAGTCTAAtcttaaaccaaattgcataaaaaaatatataatttaagagtatttttaaaagaaattacaattgaaaacatataaaatttTGTGTTATCAAATCGCAATTAACaatatgcgtttttaaaaagcACACAATTTTAAAGTCTTAATTACACTTTTATCAAATgcttaactatatttttaaattaaatagcatatttaaaatttaaaaattcgaaCGGACCGTTAATTTTCAGACGCCATCCATTCAAATGCAATaaggttcatatatatatatatatatatatatatatatatatatatgacagaTTGACAGCAGTAATTTATTGTCAATGCTTGGAATAGAGAAGAGGAAACTCTTCCAACTCACCATCGAAGTCCTTGACTTTTTCTTCGCTATCGTGTTCTTTTACTCTACCTAAATATGACATAGTTTTGCTATTTTCTTGTCGATCCAAACAATACTCTCACTAATTAAGGCTAGCTCGACCACATTTTGTTCGTGGTGTCCGACTGTCCGTTTCACTGCAGGTGCAAACAGCAATGCATGGCTCATGCATGGACGTATAAACCGGACGTCCTTACATGCCTGCCACAGGGAATACACGTACGGACAGAAAATtggcaaaaaaaacaaaaatggcgTCTTGTCTCCCAAGCCGCCGCCCGCTCGCTCTCGCCTTTTCCCTGCTCCTGATCATCCTCCTCCCTCTTGCTCTCGGAACCAACCCCACACCCGATCCCGTCTTGACCTACCACGGCGGCCCTCTCCTCACCGGAAAGATCGACCTCGCCGTCCTGTGGTACGGTCAGTTTGGCAACTCCCAAAAGAAGGTTATCAGGAGCTTCATTAAATCGCTAAACTACGATGGTGGCGCAAACTTTGAGCCCCAGGTGTCGAGCTGGTGGCAAATGGTTGGGAGCTACCAATCATTCGCTGGGAGGGACTCCAAAAGGAGCCCCGGAATCAAAGTGCAAGTTGCGCGTCAAGTGACCGATAAGTCCTTCTCTCTGGGGAAGGTCCTGACCGTTGACAACATTAAGCTTCTGGTCCAGAAGGCCACTGCTGGAAATCCCAACAGTACTCTTGCTGTTATCTTCACATCTAGGCAGGTTACGGCGTCTGATTTGTGCATGGGAAAATGCTCTGAGCATGGAGTTATCGGTAACACAACTTTTCCTctgttttaaaattatatttttaaagaaacagTACTCTTTTTGCTCAAgctttttgatttctttcaaaaataaaaaataaaattaatacagaaaaaaattaacaataaactCAAAACGCAAAATACTTAAcactattttcatatttatgtcaaatcaaaatactttttcaaataaaaatgctttctaaaaagttttgttaaaCAAACTATCTAATTTCGAAATCCCATCAGTACCATGACGTACCGTCCAATCCTATCTTTTACCTTCAAGTGGTAAAATTGATCCATTCAAATTCGGGTAGGAAATGCGAGCTAGGGCAGCGAGGCTATGTGCCTGGGTAGGTGGGCTTTGCACCCCTCTCTCGTTCCAAAACTATTCTGCTCGGGCCCTCCCCGTAACCCCCTCTCTCAATTTCTGtcataatttcttaaaattcaGACAGAAAATTCTAAGGAGAACTCAATCCTAGAAATTTAGACAGAATTTTCTAAAATTCAGACAGAAAATTCTAAGGAGAACTCAATCCTAGTAAAACACACCACATTCTCCTTTGAAAGTTTAAATTACAATGTACCTCTGGTTTATATATAATCCAAGGAATTCATGGCATGCACATGTTAAGCAATTAATATCTAACTCATCATGCACATTTGtatgaaattattttattgataGACGTTGAAAGCTGTGATGGAATTCGTTTAGGTACGTACGAAAATGTTGAGTAAATAAATTTGGAAATGTGATCTAGCTTAATTCAAGTGAGATATTGATATAAAATTTTGAGACACAATCTTTAACCCAaaggattaaattaattatgcGTTTAGATTCAACAATAATGTTATATTTAACCATTAACTTGGTGATCATTATTAGTCGACATGAGATTCCATCGTATGTAAAActccaacaaaattaaattgattatttattgaaatttgGAGTGGGTTGGCAATGtgattttacaaataaaaagtgcaattttaaactgAATTGCAAATAATGTATAGTTTAGGagtgcgttttcaaattgcaggtaagatggtacatttttaaaagtgcatgattttaaaagttaaactgtaattttatcaaatgcttAACTACGTTTTAAAAATCGCGTTAAATCAAATTGCAcgttttaaaatcatatttttaaatcgcaagcaTAGACAAACCTTAATTATCTTATCCAAATTCCATTGTTGCTCTACGTATGAACCCTAAATTGTTAACAAGATAACTTGCAGGTACTCAGCCATACATCTTGGTAGGAAACCCAGAGTCTGAGTGCCCTGAGGCGTGTGCTTGGCCATTCCACAAGTCCGACCATGGGCCACAAGGTGTGACATTGCAGCCACCAAATGGGAACATAGGGGCGGACTCTATGGTGGTTCATTTTGCCTCAGGCTTGGCTGGTGCAGTGACCAACCCATTCAAGACTGGGTTTTTCCAACTAGGAACCAAGAATGATCATGAGCTAGTTGAGGCTGCAACAGCTTGTCCGAATATATTCGGGAGCGGGGCGCTTCCCGGCTACACCGGGAAGGTAAGGGTTGATCCGGCCAACGGTGGCGCCTTCAATACCCATGGTTATAAGGGGATGCAGTTCTTGGTTCCTGCAATATGGAACCCAAGAACATCCTCATGTTGGACCCCTATGTAGCTACGTACCTTTGGTTCTATATATACAATGAGATTAATATTGTTTGTAGAAAGAAATGATATGCAATTTTAATTTTCGTTGTTTCCATTAGGTGTGTGATGAATCTTTTGGGAAAATGAAggtagtaaaaaaaattgtgttataaGTGGAAATATTTGATAATATCTAAGggattaattaaattgattggcTCTATGATTTGGGTTAATTAAGAGTGCGCAACTTATGATTAAaacatttatctattttaagcTTGGACATGAGATGGTCTGATGGTGTTAGGGACAACAGTCCAAAATTTCTCCTCAGGTTATATATAGTTGGCCGGGTACCTAGCTAGCCTATCACGACATTTCTAAATTGATAAACTGATGTTGGAGTACCTGAAAAgtttgaatttgatttcaaatggacAAAATTCAGgccttttattaaaaattcaagGGGGTTTTCTAGACTGATGTTGTTTGCTGAAAATACTATGGAACTAATTAATtatgtgctttgattttgtCCGAATTTAATCTTATTTTGGTCACATGTAGACCATGTTATTTTGGAGAAGTTTCTTCCCATGTAGGCCTTACGTGATTGATCGTAAACCTCCAACATGGACTCGTGGAGATTGTTTTAGAGGAAATATAGGTATATATAACTGCTTCTTCAGGGTCTAGGACTCTGTTTTTTGTAGAGCAATTTGCTCTCTTGGTTAGATGAATGAAATCTGatctttatttcaaaaaaaaaaaaaaaaaagcctaattaAGTGATGGTACGTGATATCCATGTTCTGCTTTT contains the following coding sequences:
- the LOC133861098 gene encoding protein EXORDIUM-like 6 yields the protein MASCLPSRRPLALAFSLLLIILLPLALGTNPTPDPVLTYHGGPLLTGKIDLAVLWYGQFGNSQKKVIRSFIKSLNYDGGANFEPQVSSWWQMVGSYQSFAGRDSKRSPGIKVQVARQVTDKSFSLGKVLTVDNIKLLVQKATAGNPNSTLAVIFTSRQVTASDLCMGKCSEHGVIGTQPYILVGNPESECPEACAWPFHKSDHGPQGVTLQPPNGNIGADSMVVHFASGLAGAVTNPFKTGFFQLGTKNDHELVEAATACPNIFGSGALPGYTGKVRVDPANGGAFNTHGYKGMQFLVPAIWNPRTSSCWTPM